Proteins encoded within one genomic window of Micromonospora halotolerans:
- a CDS encoding GntR family transcriptional regulator → MTGPEIAVDRSSPVPLYFQVAQQFAAAIQRGELAPGDRLDSELQLADRLGLSRPTVRQAIQHLVDKGLIVRRRGVGTQVVRGEVRRAVELTSLHDDLVRAGQRPSTSVLELATVACPPAVAAALGVPPGGEVQHLRRLRFSDGEPLALMENWLPVDQPRLTMAALQADGLYAILRAGGRRIRGAQQRIGARAATAAEAQMLGERRGAPVLTMTRTAYDDQGRYVEHGAHIYRASRYSLEVTVAER, encoded by the coding sequence GTGACCGGCCCCGAGATCGCGGTCGACCGCAGCAGCCCGGTCCCGCTCTACTTCCAGGTCGCGCAGCAGTTCGCCGCGGCGATCCAGCGCGGTGAGCTGGCCCCGGGTGACCGCCTGGACAGCGAGTTGCAGCTGGCCGACCGGCTGGGCCTGTCCCGGCCCACCGTGCGGCAGGCCATCCAGCACCTGGTCGACAAGGGACTGATCGTCCGCCGGCGGGGCGTGGGCACCCAGGTGGTGCGGGGCGAGGTCCGCCGGGCCGTCGAGCTGACCAGCCTGCACGACGACCTGGTCCGCGCCGGCCAACGGCCGTCCACCTCGGTGCTGGAGCTGGCCACCGTGGCCTGCCCGCCGGCGGTCGCCGCCGCCCTCGGCGTGCCACCCGGCGGCGAGGTGCAGCACCTGCGCCGGCTGCGGTTCTCCGACGGGGAACCGCTCGCGCTCATGGAGAACTGGCTGCCGGTCGACCAGCCGCGGCTCACCATGGCGGCCCTGCAGGCCGACGGCCTCTACGCGATCCTGCGTGCCGGCGGGCGGCGGATCCGCGGCGCCCAGCAGCGGATCGGGGCGCGGGCCGCCACGGCCGCCGAGGCACAGATGCTGGGCGAGCGGCGTGGCGCGCCCGTGCTCACCATGACCCGCACCGCGTACGACGACCAGGGCCGCTACGTCGAGCACGGCGCCCACATCTACCGCGCCAGCCGCTACTCCCTCGAGGTGACCGTCGCCGAGCGGTGA